The Atribacterota bacterium genome segment CAGCCTTAGTATAAATACCTCCACCAACTCTGGCAAATAAAGCAATGGAACTGGCACCTAAAGCGAAGCCATTTATTAAATTGGGATCATCAAAAAAATAATATAAAATACCCAAGCCGATTAAACCAAAACCTGAAACAGATAAACCCATTACTGCTCCTCCTGAAAATGCAATTTTTAAAGCCTTACTAAGACCTGATTCCTGAGCAGCAAATGTAGTTCTGGCATTACTTTTAGTAGCTATCTTCATGCCTATTAAACCAGCTAAGGCCGAACAAAGGGCACCTAAAATAAATGAAAATCCGGTAATGCTACCTCTTACCCAGATTATTACTAAGCTAACAATCACTACAAAAACAAATAAAAAAGAGTATTCTCTCTTTAAAAAGGTCATAGCCCCCTTCTCAATAGAATGAGACAACTGCACCATTACTTCGGTACCTTCTTTTTCATTCAATACTTGTTTGGCTAAAATCATTGCATATAATAATGCTATAACTCCGCTTAAAATTGATAGAAGTTTTAGTACAACCATTTTGTATTACTCCTTATTTTATTTTTATAATTTTTAAATAAATTTAATCTATTACAATTATTTTATCATAACAATGGAAATGAAGGTGGTTTCCAATTTTTAAAAAAATAAAAGGAAACCACCTTCATTTTAAATACAAATAAAATGATTATATACTAATATCATTCTTTTCTTAATACAAATTATTGTTTATTTATTATTCTCCTTTAAAACTGCCTGTGCTGCTGATAATCTGGCAATAGGCACCCTAAAAGGAGAACAGCTTACATAATTTAAGCCAGCATCATGACAAAATTCAACCGAATTAGGCTCTCCACCATGTTCACCACAGATACCAATTTCCAAATTAGGATTAGTCTTTCTACCCAATTCCACACCTATTTTTACTAACTTACCAACACCTTCAGCGTCTAATACATCAAAAGGATTTTCCTTTAAAATGCCTTCTTCGACGTATTTTAATAAGAACTTTCCTTCGGCATCATCTCTACTAATACCAAATGTTGTCTGAGTAAGGTCATTAGTACCAAATGAGAAAAATTCAGCATATTGAGCAATTTCATCTGCAGTTAAGGCAGCCCTGGGTAATTCTATCATAGTACCTATTTTAAATTTTAATTCTGATTGCTCTCTAGAAATTATTTCTTTTGCTATGCTTTTTATACTTTTATAAATTGGTTTCAATTCATTAATATGACTAACTAGAGGAATCATTATTTCGGGTTTAACCTTAATTCCTTGTTTAATTAGTTCTATACTTGCCTCAATAATTGCCCTTGCTTGCATTTCATAAATTTCAGGATATAATAAACCTAACCGACACCCTCTTAAACCAAGCATAGGATTCATTTCTTGCAAGGTTTTAATGCGTTCTAAAATATTCTCTTGCTTTTCTAGTTCATCTTTATTTTCCTTGGTTATTTTTAAAGTAGTAACTTTAACCAATGTTTCTTCGTAATTAGGCAAGAATTCATGCAAAGGGGGATCCAGGAGACGTATAATTACGGGCATATCATGCATTGCTTTTAAAATTCCAATAAAATCAGCTTTTTGCACGGGTAAAAGTTTATCGAGAGCAATCTGCCGCAATTCTTTATTATCAGCAATAATCATCTCTTGAACAATGGGTAATCGTTCTGGAGCCATAAACATATGTTCAGTTCTACATAAGCCAATACCTTCTGCACCTAAATCTCTAGCTTTTTGGGCATCTTCAGGCGTATCAGCATTAGCATAAACACCAAGTCTTCTGATATTATCAGCCCAGGTAAGTAGCAATGTGAACTCTTTACTCATTTTTGGTTCTATCATCGGCACTTTCCCCTCATAAACATTACCAGTTCCACCATCAATCGTAATATAATCACCTTTTCTTATAATTTTACCATTAACTTTAAATAACCCTTTTTCAATATTTATGACAATATCATTACAACCGGCAACACATGGCATACCCATTCCTCTAGCTACAACTGCTGCGTGACTGGTCATTCCTCCTCTGCTGGTTAAAGTTCCCTTAGCTTCAACCATGCCATGGATATCATCTGGAGTAGTTTCTGGTCGTACTAAAATAACAGCTTCACCATTTTTACCCATTTCTTCTGCCTCATCGGCAGTAAAGACAACCCTTCCCAAAGCCGAACCAGGTGAAGCTGGTAAACCTTTGGCGATTGGATCTATATTAGTATTTGGATCAATTCTACGATGAAGAAGTTGATTTAACTGAATAGGATCTATTCTATTTACTGCAGTTTCTTGATCAATGATTCCTTCGTTAACCAAATCAACCGCAATCTTTAAGGCAGCTTGAGCAGTTCTCTTTCCATCTCTAGTTTGAAGAATAAAAAGTTTTCCTTTTTCTATGGTGAATTCGTAATCCTGAACATCTTTGTAATTGTTTTCTATTATATTGACTGTTTCAATTAGTTGTTTATAAACATCTGGCATATCATTCTTTAATTCCTCAAGAGGCTTCGGTGTTCTTACCCCAGCAACTACGTCTTCGCCCTGAGCATTTAAAAGATATTCTCCATAATTTTCTTTCTCACCTGTTGAGGGATTTCTAGTAAAACCTACTCCAGTACCTGAATCGTCTCCC includes the following:
- the ppdK gene encoding pyruvate, phosphate dikinase → MEKYVYFFDEGNKNMKKLLGGKGANLAEMTKMGLPVPQGFTITAEACIEYTKNEKQFPIGLWEQIQENLKKLEEQSGKVFGNTEKPLLVSVRSGAAISMPGMMDTILNLGLNEQTIIGIIKKSTNERFAYDSYRRFIQMFGNVVMGIKGELFEKILEEIKEKEKVEVDSDISIAGLKEIVKKYKELAFKEIGEYFPDEPQKQLKMAIEAVFSSWDNKRAVTYRRIHKIPDDLGTAVNVQEMVFGNMGDDSGTGVGFTRNPSTGEKENYGEYLLNAQGEDVVAGVRTPKPLEELKNDMPDVYKQLIETVNIIENNYKDVQDYEFTIEKGKLFILQTRDGKRTAQAALKIAVDLVNEGIIDQETAVNRIDPIQLNQLLHRRIDPNTNIDPIAKGLPASPGSALGRVVFTADEAEEMGKNGEAVILVRPETTPDDIHGMVEAKGTLTSRGGMTSHAAVVARGMGMPCVAGCNDIVINIEKGLFKVNGKIIRKGDYITIDGGTGNVYEGKVPMIEPKMSKEFTLLLTWADNIRRLGVYANADTPEDAQKARDLGAEGIGLCRTEHMFMAPERLPIVQEMIIADNKELRQIALDKLLPVQKADFIGILKAMHDMPVIIRLLDPPLHEFLPNYEETLVKVTTLKITKENKDELEKQENILERIKTLQEMNPMLGLRGCRLGLLYPEIYEMQARAIIEASIELIKQGIKVKPEIMIPLVSHINELKPIYKSIKSIAKEIISREQSELKFKIGTMIELPRAALTADEIAQYAEFFSFGTNDLTQTTFGISRDDAEGKFLLKYVEEGILKENPFDVLDAEGVGKLVKIGVELGRKTNPNLEIGICGEHGGEPNSVEFCHDAGLNYVSCSPFRVPIARLSAAQAVLKENNK